The Paenibacillus sp. MBLB1832 genome has a window encoding:
- a CDS encoding polysaccharide biosynthesis protein translates to MSYRQRLSLLIFIDSFIVIMSIFVSCFLLSADLHVITAPMVISSLTLLASHHVFSFRYKLYKKAWEYASISELVFIVKAVSFSMIAVACVQQIIVHDIPFRLLAVTWMIHILLIGGSRFCWRLFRTMERPTAVKKRTLIVGAGSAGIMVARQLIRNHEGELEPVAFIDDNPRIHQLDILGIPVVGGVNRIEQTVKDWHIDHIIIAIPSLAKKNLNLIVEACAKTTAKTQTLPMLEDLITGKLSVNHFMDVHVEDLLGREPIELDIAGISEFITNKVVLVTGAGGSIGSEICRQIAKFQPDKLILLGHGENSIYSIEMELKDNCEFARTEFITEIADIQDSRKMMAVMNRHRPDVVYHAAAHKHVPLMERNPEEAVKNNVMGTMNVAIAASKYDVKTFVMISTDKAVNPTSVMGATKRMAEMIIQDMDRTSNTKFVAVRFGNVLGSRGSVIPRFKHQIEKGGPVSVTHPEMIRYFMTIPEASRLVIQAGALAKGGEIFVLDMGEPVKIVDLARNLIKLSGNSVDDIGIEFTGMRPGEKLYEELLKADEIEEQQVYPKIYVGKTAELYMDEIKEMIAMYGTLDKESLRQRLLDIANSNLIPVTQKLFSVG, encoded by the coding sequence GTGTCTTATCGCCAACGATTGTCTTTATTAATCTTCATAGACTCTTTTATCGTCATCATGTCCATTTTTGTAAGCTGTTTTCTGTTGAGTGCAGATCTTCATGTGATTACGGCACCTATGGTCATAAGTTCGCTTACGTTATTAGCGAGTCATCATGTCTTTTCTTTCCGGTATAAGCTGTATAAGAAAGCGTGGGAATACGCAAGTATCTCTGAGCTAGTGTTCATCGTCAAAGCGGTAAGCTTCTCCATGATCGCTGTGGCATGTGTGCAACAAATTATTGTACACGATATCCCTTTCCGTTTATTAGCGGTCACTTGGATGATTCACATTCTTCTGATCGGCGGGTCGAGATTTTGCTGGAGACTGTTTCGCACGATGGAACGGCCCACTGCGGTTAAGAAACGCACATTGATCGTGGGTGCTGGTTCGGCAGGCATCATGGTTGCTAGGCAGCTTATTCGCAACCACGAGGGAGAGCTTGAGCCTGTCGCCTTCATTGATGACAATCCGCGCATTCATCAACTGGACATCCTAGGGATCCCGGTTGTTGGCGGGGTGAATCGTATTGAGCAAACGGTGAAAGATTGGCATATCGATCATATTATTATTGCGATCCCGTCCCTTGCGAAGAAGAACCTAAATCTTATTGTGGAGGCTTGCGCGAAGACAACAGCGAAGACACAAACACTCCCCATGCTGGAGGATCTCATTACAGGTAAGCTTTCTGTTAATCATTTCATGGACGTACATGTGGAAGACTTGCTGGGAAGAGAGCCGATCGAACTGGATATCGCGGGTATTTCCGAATTCATCACGAACAAGGTTGTGCTTGTGACTGGAGCGGGCGGATCCATTGGATCAGAAATTTGCCGTCAAATTGCCAAGTTTCAGCCTGACAAACTGATCCTGCTAGGCCATGGAGAGAACAGTATTTACTCCATCGAAATGGAGCTCAAAGATAATTGTGAATTTGCGCGGACCGAATTCATTACAGAAATTGCAGACATTCAGGATTCGCGAAAAATGATGGCTGTGATGAATCGTCATCGCCCCGACGTTGTCTACCATGCTGCAGCACATAAACACGTGCCGCTCATGGAGCGAAACCCGGAAGAAGCGGTGAAGAACAACGTGATGGGTACGATGAATGTAGCCATAGCGGCAAGCAAGTACGATGTGAAGACGTTCGTCATGATTTCAACGGATAAAGCTGTGAACCCCACGAGTGTCATGGGTGCGACGAAACGGATGGCCGAGATGATCATTCAGGATATGGATCGAACCAGCAATACGAAATTCGTTGCCGTTCGATTCGGGAATGTGCTTGGCAGTCGAGGAAGTGTCATTCCAAGGTTCAAGCATCAGATTGAGAAGGGCGGTCCCGTATCCGTCACGCATCCTGAAATGATTCGTTATTTTATGACCATTCCCGAAGCGTCCAGGCTTGTCATTCAAGCGGGAGCTCTAGCGAAGGGTGGCGAAATATTCGTCTTGGATATGGGCGAGCCTGTTAAAATCGTCGATTTGGCGAGGAACCTCATTAAGCTTTCGGGTAATTCGGTGGATGATATCGGCATTGAATTTACTGGGATGCGGCCGGGCGAGAAGCTGTATGAAGAGCTGCTGAAAGCAGACGAAATCGAGGAACAGCAGGTGTATCCGAAGATTTACGTTGGCAAAACAGCCGAACTTTATATGGATGAAATCAAAGAAATGATCGCCATGTACGGCACGTTAGATAAAGAAAGCCTGAGACAGCGGCTGCTCGATATTGCCAACAGCAATCTCATTCCTGTCACTCAGAAACTATTTTCCGTCGGTTAA
- a CDS encoding right-handed parallel beta-helix repeat-containing protein has product MIRAYLKDLDDVNLTSKLPVTNDVLTYDGTLATWVPKQPVISAPTYASASYIIDLNKWGIKNDGTNSAATTKGINDALSWAKAQGITHCVMPSGTYLLKMDSTTYACILMPSGMHLEMADGCKMQLETNSSPWYSIFYLKGVNDSIISGGTIIGDKKTHVYQLGIKFVRGGVNADGSLNSNPNFIRSQTIDRYSNPGLLQLFRLWSIPGVTTTGYSFYQYKDTVSAATLAGSRNNGQFAPAAPTGRGWFADIANANKMIFAIDITSSPLTDAQIAQINAKVDAQNYTHEWGHGIQLLGANNVQILDVDISNCTGDGVVTTWLEYKLNPSDYTQEQMGSFITVHNCNLHHCRRQGISLIGSTDVTVSNNKIHHIGYADDGVTEDGISPMFGIDIESMWSETNIPTWRPELNQSGLELNTRIYIKDNYISDNRRGHFVNADGINIVVENNTFSGYNVGGISSYPNNMYVKYVNNTFMGCELVVKGDNFLCGAVFNNANLTIADVSGAVITNCQIKNGAFTGSALTGYFGTPTVNVAASTFTYGAEHGMGNGAKIVFEQWLGKVPTGISVDKLYYTVSVTPTSFKVSESANGAAITLTDAGTTGFNISRYNYGRFYISDIVVERDWRADNSLSKNFSLLVSGGVIRNIAVKNYELEIVSPANYVGRPIIIDGVTVIEGGANFESCELSNSSFLRIKTGILGGDINLGTTDAQYTRKVLVDQCMFQNVGVNYNGNVTNNRSTFLKANIGKSDNMNAAVITNSYLEDSNINMHWLTHANSMTIARSIFRNVATDVNANTRMLDNLVI; this is encoded by the coding sequence ATGATACGCGCGTATTTAAAAGATTTAGACGATGTAAATTTAACTTCCAAGCTGCCCGTTACGAATGATGTATTGACTTATGACGGCACGCTAGCCACTTGGGTTCCTAAACAACCTGTCATCTCCGCCCCCACTTATGCCTCCGCTTCTTATATCATTGATCTAAACAAATGGGGAATTAAGAATGATGGCACGAATTCCGCCGCCACGACCAAAGGGATTAACGATGCACTGTCATGGGCAAAAGCTCAAGGTATCACGCACTGTGTTATGCCATCAGGCACTTATCTGTTGAAGATGGATAGTACGACTTATGCCTGTATCTTGATGCCAAGCGGCATGCACCTGGAGATGGCGGATGGGTGTAAAATGCAATTGGAAACGAATTCATCGCCTTGGTACAGCATCTTTTACTTAAAAGGTGTCAATGACTCCATTATTTCCGGAGGAACGATCATCGGTGATAAGAAAACGCATGTTTATCAGTTAGGCATCAAGTTTGTACGGGGTGGGGTGAACGCAGACGGATCACTCAACTCCAATCCCAATTTCATACGTAGTCAGACCATTGATCGCTACAGCAATCCTGGATTGCTCCAGCTCTTCCGTCTCTGGTCCATTCCTGGTGTAACCACAACGGGCTACAGCTTCTATCAGTATAAAGACACGGTTTCGGCGGCGACGTTGGCTGGCTCCCGCAACAACGGACAATTCGCGCCTGCTGCACCAACAGGACGTGGTTGGTTTGCTGACATCGCGAATGCGAACAAGATGATTTTCGCCATTGATATTACCTCTTCCCCGTTAACGGATGCGCAAATTGCCCAAATTAATGCGAAGGTCGACGCTCAGAACTACACGCATGAATGGGGTCATGGCATTCAGCTGCTCGGCGCAAATAACGTTCAAATTTTGGATGTTGATATAAGCAATTGTACAGGCGATGGTGTAGTGACGACTTGGTTGGAATATAAGCTAAACCCTAGCGATTATACACAAGAGCAAATGGGTTCCTTCATCACAGTTCACAATTGCAACCTGCATCATTGCAGACGGCAAGGGATCTCCCTCATTGGATCCACCGATGTAACGGTCAGCAATAATAAGATTCACCACATTGGATATGCTGATGATGGCGTAACGGAAGACGGTATCTCTCCGATGTTCGGCATTGACATTGAATCCATGTGGTCAGAAACGAATATCCCGACTTGGCGTCCCGAATTGAATCAGAGCGGATTGGAACTGAACACACGTATTTATATCAAAGATAATTACATCTCCGACAATCGCCGCGGGCATTTCGTCAATGCGGATGGGATTAATATCGTCGTGGAAAATAATACGTTTAGCGGATACAACGTTGGCGGCATTAGCTCCTACCCCAACAATATGTATGTTAAGTATGTAAACAACACGTTCATGGGCTGTGAACTAGTGGTGAAAGGCGATAACTTCCTGTGTGGGGCTGTTTTTAATAATGCCAACCTTACTATCGCCGATGTCTCTGGTGCTGTCATTACGAATTGCCAAATTAAAAATGGCGCGTTCACTGGCTCCGCACTGACTGGATATTTCGGTACACCGACTGTCAACGTCGCCGCGTCCACTTTTACTTATGGGGCTGAGCATGGTATGGGTAATGGGGCCAAAATTGTATTTGAACAGTGGCTGGGTAAGGTTCCGACTGGCATCAGTGTGGATAAACTTTACTATACAGTGAGTGTGACCCCTACTAGTTTCAAAGTATCTGAAAGCGCGAACGGTGCGGCTATTACGCTTACGGACGCTGGAACAACAGGCTTTAACATTAGCCGTTATAATTATGGCCGCTTCTATATATCGGATATTGTCGTCGAACGGGATTGGCGAGCGGATAACAGCTTGAGTAAGAACTTCTCTTTATTAGTCAGCGGCGGCGTCATTCGAAATATTGCCGTCAAAAACTATGAACTCGAAATCGTGTCACCCGCCAATTATGTGGGCAGACCTATCATCATTGACGGCGTTACCGTCATTGAAGGCGGGGCAAACTTCGAGAGCTGTGAACTGAGCAACAGTTCTTTTCTGCGTATCAAAACCGGGATTCTTGGCGGAGACATTAATCTAGGAACGACAGACGCTCAATATACGAGAAAAGTGCTAGTCGATCAATGTATGTTCCAAAATGTTGGCGTGAACTATAACGGCAATGTGACGAACAATCGCAGCACCTTTCTTAAAGCCAACATTGGGAAATCCGATAACATGAATGCGGCTGTCATTACGAATAGTTATCTAGAAGATTCGAACATTAATATGCATTGGTTAACCCATGCCAATTCCATGACGATTGCGAGAAGCATTTTCCGTAATGTGGCCACTGATGTCAACGCGAATACGCGAATGCTCGATAACCTCGTTATCTAG